In one Chitinispirillales bacterium ANBcel5 genomic region, the following are encoded:
- a CDS encoding cation:proton antiporter subunit C, translating into MIINILITTLFMLGFWGLLSKKNILKKLIALNILNNAVIILFIKTSSRSGISAPILVKGTDTITDPLPQALMLTAIVIGMSITAFGVCLIYRIYQKYGTLNLEVIEREHIAEHK; encoded by the coding sequence ATGATAATAAATATTCTAATCACTACCTTGTTTATGCTGGGATTCTGGGGACTACTCAGTAAGAAAAATATTTTAAAAAAATTGATTGCCCTAAATATACTAAACAATGCTGTAATTATCCTTTTTATTAAAACCAGCTCCCGTTCAGGAATATCGGCTCCCATTCTCGTTAAAGGCACAGACACTATAACAGACCCTCTACCTCAGGCGCTTATGCTTACCGCTATTGTTATTGGAATGAGCATTACCGCATTTGGCGTTTGCCTCATTTACCGAATATATCAAAAATATGGAACACTTAACTTAGAAGTAATAGAACGGGAACACATTGCTGAACACAAATAA
- a CDS encoding CTP synthase, with translation MPKGGQQTKHIFITGGVVSSLGKGLTAASIALLLKRRGYSVKLQKFDPYINVDPGTMSPYQHGEVYVTADGAETDLDLGHYERFTDIECTQASNFTTGRIYSNVIKRERDGGYMGGTVQVIPHITDEIKKSIQAVESEDVDIVITEIGGTSGDIESLPFLEAIRQYRQEIGRKNGLFIHMTLVPYLRAAGELKTKPSQQSVSLLRSIGIFPDIIICRSEVELGKEHRDKISLFCNVDKELVIEEKDVENSIYEVPRELKKQKLDIHCLKQLDLQVKPLNMSDWGTMLNRLIHPCNGQVKIGIVGKYISLQDAYKSVYESLTHGGIAQNVKVVLHMVESEKIEECGPEALLRGCDGILIPGGFGDRGIEGKIMAAGFARKHMVPFLGICLGMHCAVIEFARECCGFENANSEEFDPSCADKVIQLMKGQQNVKKQGGSMRLGSKVCKILPDTQAYRIYGKECIEERHRHRFEFNNEYKKIMEENGMIISGVSSDFIAEIIEIPSHKWYIACQFHPEYQSTPLKANPLFKEFIGASLDFSINEKEEEKYAMV, from the coding sequence GTGCCAAAGGGAGGTCAACAAACAAAACACATTTTTATTACCGGAGGAGTGGTCTCTTCTCTTGGAAAAGGACTGACCGCTGCGTCTATCGCACTACTGCTTAAACGCAGAGGGTACTCAGTAAAATTGCAAAAATTCGATCCATATATAAATGTTGATCCTGGGACGATGTCCCCCTATCAGCACGGTGAGGTATATGTAACTGCTGATGGTGCAGAGACTGATTTGGATCTGGGGCATTATGAGAGATTTACCGACATAGAATGTACCCAGGCAAGTAATTTTACTACAGGCAGAATTTACAGCAATGTTATTAAAAGAGAGCGTGATGGTGGGTATATGGGAGGAACTGTTCAGGTAATTCCTCACATCACCGATGAAATAAAAAAATCAATTCAGGCAGTCGAGTCAGAGGATGTAGATATTGTCATTACAGAGATCGGTGGAACATCAGGTGATATAGAATCGCTACCCTTTTTAGAGGCCATTAGACAATACAGACAGGAGATAGGGCGTAAAAACGGACTCTTTATACACATGACACTCGTTCCTTACCTTCGGGCTGCAGGAGAGTTAAAGACAAAACCATCTCAACAAAGTGTTAGTTTGTTGAGATCTATAGGTATTTTTCCTGATATTATAATTTGTCGAAGTGAAGTTGAGTTGGGCAAAGAACACCGGGATAAGATTTCGCTTTTTTGTAATGTAGATAAAGAGCTTGTGATAGAAGAGAAGGATGTGGAGAATTCAATCTACGAGGTCCCCAGGGAATTAAAAAAACAGAAGCTTGATATTCACTGTTTGAAACAATTGGATCTTCAGGTGAAACCACTAAATATGTCTGATTGGGGTACAATGCTTAACAGGCTGATTCATCCCTGTAATGGTCAGGTCAAAATAGGTATTGTGGGCAAGTATATAAGTTTGCAGGACGCATACAAAAGTGTGTACGAATCACTTACTCATGGAGGCATTGCTCAAAATGTAAAAGTTGTGCTACATATGGTTGAATCTGAGAAAATTGAAGAGTGCGGACCTGAGGCGCTTTTAAGAGGATGTGATGGTATTTTAATTCCTGGTGGGTTTGGAGATAGGGGTATTGAGGGTAAAATAATGGCTGCTGGTTTCGCCCGTAAACACATGGTCCCTTTTCTTGGGATATGTTTGGGAATGCATTGTGCTGTGATTGAATTCGCCCGGGAGTGTTGTGGCTTTGAGAATGCAAACAGCGAAGAGTTTGATCCCAGTTGCGCTGATAAAGTTATTCAGCTCATGAAAGGACAGCAAAATGTGAAAAAACAAGGTGGATCCATGAGATTGGGATCAAAAGTATGTAAAATTTTACCAGACACACAAGCCTATAGAATATATGGTAAAGAGTGTATAGAGGAGAGGCACAGGCATCGATTTGAGTTCAACAACGAATATAAAAAAATAATGGAAGAAAACGGGATGATAATAAGTGGAGTATCTTCAGATTTTATAGCTGAAATAATAGAGATACCATCACACAAATGGTATATAGCATGTCAGTTTCACCCTGAATATCAATCTACTCCCCTTAAAGCTAATCCATTGTTTAAAGAATTCATCGGGGCTTCACTTGATTTTAGTATAAATGAAAAAGAAGAAGAAAAGTATGCGATGGTTTGA
- a CDS encoding protein-L-isoaspartate(D-aspartate) O-methyltransferase, with translation MKNSGKKMAALNDTSKITSYKLLSFISVISVFVVICCFSVNAGEIKTESQFREMRERMVSEQIEARGITNREVVGALKSVKRHKFVPDSVRFLSYGDHPLPIGEGQTISQPFIVALMTQVIEPHTEMRVLEIGTGSGYQAAVLAELCKEVYTIEIVESLGKRAKKVLDDLCDNVYVKIGDGYKGWPDHAPFDAIIVTCSPTHVPEPLIEQLKDGGKMIIPVGEDGSQELVLMTKIGDELKKDAIIPVRFVPMVDFEGKTY, from the coding sequence GTGAAAAACTCAGGAAAAAAAATGGCTGCTTTGAATGATACTTCGAAAATAACATCTTATAAATTACTATCCTTCATTTCAGTTATAAGTGTTTTCGTAGTAATTTGTTGTTTTTCTGTAAATGCTGGGGAGATAAAAACTGAAAGCCAGTTTAGAGAAATGCGTGAACGAATGGTTTCAGAGCAGATAGAAGCTAGAGGAATAACAAACAGGGAGGTAGTTGGGGCGTTAAAGAGTGTAAAACGGCACAAGTTCGTACCTGATAGTGTCAGGTTTTTATCCTATGGGGATCACCCTCTTCCTATTGGAGAAGGGCAAACTATTTCACAACCATTTATAGTGGCTCTGATGACACAGGTAATAGAACCACACACTGAAATGAGAGTGCTTGAAATAGGTACCGGTTCAGGGTATCAGGCTGCAGTACTTGCTGAGTTGTGCAAAGAAGTCTACACAATAGAAATTGTTGAATCTCTTGGAAAACGAGCAAAAAAGGTCTTAGATGATCTTTGTGATAACGTGTATGTGAAAATAGGAGATGGCTATAAGGGGTGGCCTGATCATGCGCCGTTTGATGCAATTATAGTAACCTGTTCCCCTACACATGTCCCCGAACCACTTATTGAACAGCTTAAGGACGGGGGAAAGATGATTATTCCTGTAGGTGAAGATGGAAGTCAGGAGTTGGTGTTAATGACTAAAATAGGTGATGAACTGAAAAAAGATGCCATTATTCCGGTTCGTTTTGTCCCAATGGTAGATTTTGAAGGAAAAACCTATTAA
- a CDS encoding DUF4040 domain-containing protein: protein MSIAAILILLHVAVAAMALQSRDLIGTVVHMAVFSLLSSLLFFYLHAPDVALTEAAVGAGVSTFIYIWVIRKTVRRDDS from the coding sequence ATGTCAATTGCAGCAATTCTTATTCTCCTGCATGTAGCAGTGGCTGCAATGGCTCTGCAATCAAGAGACCTTATAGGTACAGTAGTACATATGGCTGTTTTCAGCCTGCTCAGTTCACTGCTCTTTTTCTATCTTCACGCCCCTGATGTGGCTCTTACAGAAGCTGCGGTAGGAGCAGGTGTTTCTACTTTTATCTATATATGGGTTATTCGAAAAACTGTCAGGAGAGATGACTCATGA
- a CDS encoding MnhB domain-containing protein: MRKTDILDVISRKLAPFILMFGFYVVTHGHLSPGGGFQGGVVLASAVVLLFLCHDPDEIMKLFPKKAFLFIETGALFAFLMTGLTGMLMEGNFLALFNFLQFSENQTAGFLFLLNIIIGLKVGAGISLVCYYFFRKD, encoded by the coding sequence ATGAGAAAAACTGATATACTTGATGTAATATCGCGCAAACTTGCACCATTTATTTTAATGTTTGGCTTCTATGTAGTTACCCACGGCCATCTTTCTCCCGGTGGTGGCTTTCAGGGGGGAGTGGTGCTTGCTTCAGCTGTTGTGCTGCTTTTTCTCTGTCACGATCCAGATGAAATAATGAAGCTTTTTCCCAAAAAGGCATTTCTCTTTATCGAAACAGGTGCTCTTTTTGCATTCCTCATGACCGGTTTAACCGGGATGCTTATGGAAGGTAATTTTCTTGCTCTTTTCAACTTTCTGCAATTTTCGGAAAATCAAACAGCAGGATTTCTTTTTCTGTTAAACATTATTATAGGGTTGAAGGTTGGCGCAGGAATCAGCTTGGTCTGTTACTACTTCTTTAGGAAAGACTAA
- a CDS encoding proton-conducting transporter membrane subunit, whose protein sequence is MLNTNNLILSLVIIPLLGASVCSLGKILSNQFISKASVIITLLLSFTTVVLSYRTFTTVREVTFIAGGWQPVAGILMGFDMLSWTASLLVLIICTCGIIFAMIEDTYSPMFYFTFLIMLAGMQGVLITRDFFNLFVFFEILAICSYILIAYFQKSHSVLASFKYLIIGSAAMVFYLIGVFIIYQNTGSVAFSAINDLNPQQMSPTLAVAIIALVIGIGVRTAFIPFHTWLPEAHAYAPHPVSAILSGVMIKVAFIALWRVLDLSLSPVLLTVFLFTGTVTALLGACYALSEIDAKKILAFSSVSQMGYLIAALGIGSTVSRTAALYHAFNHGIFKCLLFLSVGTMILLTGERNIKKLRGIAKSFPLLSIFYLTAALSIAGIPPFSGFVSKKTILNEASGYSMHTLLWIASFVTFAAYFKLSLILTGKKTKSVETSAVKPIRFFYLPIGFLSLLTLIMGLLPQFWLNFFSFAQVSSTTIEPYPVYTTGAILGILPVIVAGITIFLLSKTNTGNLITNRIRRIVPSLSRATGYLLAAFVLATILLWR, encoded by the coding sequence TTGCTGAACACAAATAACCTGATACTATCTCTGGTAATCATTCCACTGCTTGGGGCCTCTGTATGCTCATTGGGAAAAATTCTTTCCAATCAATTCATTTCCAAAGCAAGTGTAATTATTACGCTTTTACTCTCATTTACTACCGTTGTTTTAAGCTACAGAACTTTTACTACAGTCCGGGAGGTCACGTTCATTGCAGGGGGGTGGCAACCTGTAGCAGGAATACTAATGGGCTTTGATATGCTCTCCTGGACAGCTTCTCTGTTAGTACTTATAATCTGTACGTGCGGAATCATATTTGCAATGATTGAAGACACTTATTCCCCAATGTTTTATTTTACATTTCTCATTATGCTTGCAGGTATGCAGGGGGTTTTGATTACCCGTGATTTTTTTAACCTTTTTGTTTTCTTCGAAATACTTGCAATATGTTCTTATATTCTTATCGCCTATTTTCAAAAAAGCCATTCGGTTTTAGCCAGTTTTAAATATCTTATTATTGGCTCAGCAGCAATGGTTTTTTACCTTATTGGTGTTTTTATTATCTATCAAAACACTGGCTCTGTTGCGTTTAGTGCGATAAATGATCTCAATCCCCAACAAATGTCTCCAACGCTTGCAGTTGCAATAATTGCGCTGGTTATTGGAATAGGGGTCCGTACAGCTTTTATACCTTTTCACACCTGGTTGCCTGAAGCTCACGCATATGCCCCCCACCCTGTTTCAGCTATTCTTAGTGGAGTGATGATTAAAGTTGCTTTTATCGCTTTGTGGAGAGTACTTGACCTTTCACTTTCACCGGTTCTGCTGACAGTTTTTCTATTCACCGGCACTGTTACAGCACTGCTGGGGGCATGTTATGCACTGAGTGAGATCGATGCCAAAAAGATACTCGCATTTTCTTCAGTGTCACAGATGGGCTACCTGATAGCTGCTCTGGGAATCGGTAGCACAGTATCAAGAACCGCCGCTCTTTATCACGCTTTTAATCACGGTATTTTTAAGTGCCTACTTTTTCTTTCCGTGGGGACTATGATACTACTAACCGGCGAGAGAAACATCAAAAAACTGAGAGGTATAGCTAAATCATTTCCACTTCTATCTATCTTTTATTTAACAGCAGCACTTTCAATTGCAGGAATTCCACCCTTTAGTGGATTTGTGAGTAAAAAGACGATACTAAATGAAGCAAGTGGCTATAGCATGCATACACTCCTTTGGATCGCCAGTTTTGTCACTTTTGCAGCATACTTTAAACTATCACTTATTTTAACTGGTAAAAAAACAAAATCAGTAGAAACCTCAGCAGTAAAACCGATAAGGTTTTTCTACCTTCCTATAGGTTTTTTAAGCCTTTTAACTCTGATAATGGGCCTCTTGCCTCAGTTTTGGCTTAACTTTTTCTCCTTTGCACAAGTTTCCTCTACTACCATTGAACCATATCCGGTATACACAACAGGTGCAATACTTGGGATTTTACCTGTAATTGTTGCTGGTATCACGATTTTTCTTTTGTCTAAAACCAACACCGGCAACCTAATAACCAACAGAATTAGACGAATTGTTCCCAGCCTAAGTCGCGCAACTGGCTATCTGCTTGCTGCATTTGTATTAGCAACAATCCTTTTGTGGAGATAA
- the purF gene encoding amidophosphoribosyltransferase, whose protein sequence is MAETMENSPREKCGIFGVYGLEDAASTLYNGLFSLQHRGQEGAGIVVSDGQNIRSSKGCGLVSEVFSSRTIKQLKGNIGIGHVRYSTTGDSCIENVQPIIVQCIDGTWAVAHNGNLVNADSLRQMYEESGSIFQTTTDSEVLLHILADPIYRHNQHRIARALAQLRGAFAFLLMRPSCVIAARDPWGYRPLSIGKCGNAWFFASETCALKQTGAQYIRDLKPGEMVIVNDSGLHSEMFVDKQQTNLSQCLFEMIYFARPDSTVFGHNVHNVRSHYGCQLAREHYVEADIVIPVPDSGNSAALGYSRESGIPLDYGFIRNHYVGRTFIMPNSNQRKQSLDMKLSVLPDVVNGKRIIVVDDSIVRGNTARQRIHSLRKAGAKEIHLRIASPPTRFPCFYGIDFATREELIAAGCDIDEVRRFIGADTLGYLSIEGVLSAFKNRNDYCIECFNGKRNVAGTQKRSKSKVECTCTI, encoded by the coding sequence ATGGCTGAAACTATGGAAAACAGCCCTCGTGAGAAATGTGGTATATTCGGTGTCTACGGCCTTGAAGATGCTGCATCTACGTTATATAATGGTCTTTTTTCATTGCAACACAGGGGTCAGGAAGGTGCTGGAATTGTAGTAAGTGATGGTCAGAATATCCGCTCATCAAAAGGATGTGGACTTGTGAGCGAAGTTTTTTCAAGCAGAACGATTAAACAATTAAAAGGTAATATTGGAATCGGACATGTTAGATATTCAACCACCGGTGATTCGTGCATAGAAAACGTACAGCCAATTATTGTGCAGTGTATAGATGGAACATGGGCTGTTGCTCATAATGGTAATCTGGTTAATGCTGATTCGCTCAGGCAGATGTATGAGGAGTCAGGGTCCATTTTTCAAACAACTACCGACAGTGAAGTGCTGTTGCATATATTGGCCGATCCAATTTACAGGCATAATCAGCATCGGATAGCACGAGCGTTGGCACAACTACGCGGGGCGTTTGCTTTTTTATTGATGAGGCCATCTTGTGTTATCGCTGCCCGTGATCCATGGGGGTATCGTCCTCTGTCTATAGGAAAATGCGGGAATGCGTGGTTTTTTGCCAGTGAAACCTGTGCTCTTAAACAAACCGGCGCTCAATATATTCGTGATCTTAAACCAGGTGAAATGGTCATTGTAAATGATTCAGGGTTACACTCTGAAATGTTTGTGGATAAACAACAAACTAACCTCTCACAATGTTTGTTTGAGATGATCTATTTTGCCAGGCCAGACAGCACTGTTTTTGGTCACAATGTACACAATGTACGCTCTCATTATGGTTGCCAACTTGCCCGTGAGCACTACGTGGAGGCAGATATTGTAATTCCCGTTCCGGACAGTGGTAATTCTGCTGCACTGGGATATTCTAGAGAAAGCGGTATCCCTCTGGATTATGGATTTATAAGAAACCACTATGTGGGCAGAACATTTATTATGCCAAATTCAAATCAGCGCAAACAAAGTTTGGATATGAAACTTTCAGTTTTACCCGATGTAGTGAATGGAAAACGTATTATAGTTGTTGATGATTCTATTGTTAGAGGGAATACTGCCCGTCAGAGAATACATAGTCTTCGTAAAGCTGGTGCAAAGGAGATTCATCTTAGAATAGCCTCACCACCCACTCGTTTTCCATGCTTTTATGGAATCGATTTTGCCACCAGGGAGGAGCTCATTGCCGCTGGTTGTGATATAGATGAGGTTAGAAGATTCATTGGAGCTGATACGCTTGGGTATTTGAGTATAGAAGGCGTTCTTTCTGCTTTTAAAAATAGAAACGATTACTGTATCGAGTGTTTCAATGGGAAACGCAATGTAGCAGGCACTCAAAAAAGATCAAAGTCTAAAGTAGAATGTACCTGTACCATATAA
- a CDS encoding glutamate synthase subunit beta, giving the protein MNNQNVLQRKKPEYRKASQCINDWLAVELFLTSDQITDQARICMDCGVPFCHGYGCTLGNVIPEFNELVAMGRWAEAWNILTLTNPFPEFTARICPALCEGSCVAGINEEPVNIRQIEYNIVEQAFQTGLAKPALPSHRKQENVAVVGSGPAGLAVAWKLNQKGYTVTVFESAEKPGGLLRYGIPDFKLEKWVIDRRIKLMQEEGITFKTSVTIGSDISSSYLHRTFDAVVLAGGARTPRQLNVPGGDLNGVHYALPYLTLQNRINGGENVSDQTLISAKDKSVVVIGGGDTGSDCLGTALRQGAKKVVQIEIMPKPPLVRSSETPWPEWPYKLRESSSHKEGGERKWSVMTKKIVGNEGKVSEVRCCEVKWGKDENGGKNPIEIPGSEFTLKAELVLIAMGFTGPGCVSSAEEFRLERSNNGFIWSSEEGVTSHEGVFATGDITKGPSLVVKAIADGLDCADTVEKFIRKKNNA; this is encoded by the coding sequence ATGAATAATCAAAACGTTTTACAAAGAAAAAAACCTGAATACAGAAAAGCATCGCAATGTATCAATGATTGGTTGGCTGTTGAGTTGTTCCTCACATCAGATCAAATAACAGATCAGGCAAGAATCTGTATGGATTGCGGTGTACCGTTCTGTCATGGTTATGGTTGTACTCTTGGGAACGTAATACCCGAATTCAATGAACTGGTAGCTATGGGCAGGTGGGCAGAGGCATGGAATATTCTTACTCTTACCAACCCGTTTCCCGAATTTACTGCTCGCATATGCCCTGCATTGTGTGAGGGTTCCTGTGTTGCAGGGATTAACGAAGAACCGGTGAATATACGGCAAATTGAGTATAATATTGTCGAGCAGGCATTTCAAACTGGTTTGGCAAAACCCGCTTTACCATCACATAGGAAACAGGAAAATGTAGCAGTGGTTGGATCTGGGCCTGCGGGACTAGCTGTCGCCTGGAAACTAAACCAAAAAGGATACACTGTTACGGTTTTTGAAAGTGCAGAAAAACCAGGAGGGTTGTTACGTTACGGTATCCCTGATTTCAAACTGGAAAAATGGGTGATCGATAGGCGTATTAAACTGATGCAGGAAGAGGGCATTACGTTCAAGACATCTGTAACTATAGGGTCGGATATTTCTTCATCGTATTTACATAGAACTTTTGACGCGGTGGTTTTAGCAGGGGGGGCCAGAACACCGCGTCAATTAAATGTTCCAGGTGGTGACTTGAACGGGGTTCATTATGCCTTACCGTATCTGACACTGCAGAATCGAATTAATGGTGGTGAAAATGTGTCTGATCAGACTTTAATTTCTGCTAAGGATAAGTCTGTAGTGGTGATAGGTGGTGGGGATACCGGTTCAGATTGTCTTGGTACTGCTTTAAGACAGGGTGCAAAAAAAGTCGTTCAGATAGAAATTATGCCTAAGCCGCCTTTAGTTCGATCCTCCGAAACTCCCTGGCCGGAGTGGCCTTATAAGTTAAGAGAGTCAAGTAGTCACAAAGAAGGGGGAGAGAGAAAATGGTCTGTAATGACAAAGAAAATAGTAGGTAATGAAGGTAAAGTCTCTGAGGTGCGGTGTTGTGAGGTTAAATGGGGTAAAGATGAAAATGGAGGTAAAAATCCTATTGAAATTCCGGGTTCTGAGTTTACATTAAAAGCTGAGCTTGTTTTGATTGCCATGGGGTTTACGGGGCCAGGATGTGTTAGTTCTGCGGAAGAGTTTCGACTTGAGCGAAGCAATAATGGTTTTATTTGGAGTAGTGAGGAGGGAGTGACATCACATGAAGGTGTTTTTGCCACCGGGGATATAACAAAAGGACCGTCTTTAGTCGTGAAGGCAATTGCTGATGGTTTAGACTGTGCTGATACGGTAGAAAAATTTATTAGAAAAAAAAATAATGCTTAG